From one Oncorhynchus clarkii lewisi isolate Uvic-CL-2024 chromosome 6, UVic_Ocla_1.0, whole genome shotgun sequence genomic stretch:
- the LOC139411154 gene encoding dual specificity protein phosphatase CDC14C-like isoform X8, giving the protein MKRKSEKRRPESMKKRRAAQREEAELKSDIHISVSDQLYFAVLQQKIKSTADRHCFCIDDELSYENFYADFGPLNLAMFYRFCCKLTKKLKSCTLAKKKIVFYTCGDQKKQANAAYLIGSYAVMHLQKTPEEAYSLLVSRNSTYLPFRDASFGTCMYNLNILDCLCAIYKALQFGWLDFSQFDVEEYEHYERAENGDFNWIVPGKFLAFSGPHPKSKMENGYPLHAPEAYFPYFRKHNITTIVRLNKKMYDAKRFTDMGFEHHDLFFVDGSTPNDSIVRMFLNICENADGAIAVHCKAGLGRTGTLIGCYMMKHYRLTAAEAIAWMRICRPGSVIGPQQNFVEDKQSSLWSEGDVFREKMNEQENGKLAVTRILSGVDDITINGSNKNKMSKKEEAELYNDDEEMNGITQGDKLRALKSKRQARASTGSLSQEEKNIHSRSSQSLRILLQSSGQSCKAVVNPSHLPDASEKRKRTRTSLPANSVGGRRTVSRRRRTQCSLQSMRLTRLCHSIPKARAPLLR; this is encoded by the exons ATGAAGCGCAAAAGCGAAAAAAGGCGACCTGAGTCGATGAAAAAGCGCCGTGCAGCTCAGAGAGAGGAGGCGGAGCTAAAGTCAGATATTCACATTAGTGTATCAG ATCAACTGTATTTCGCAGTACTGCAGCAGAAGATAAAAAGCACAGCTGACAGACATTGCTTCTGCATAGATGATGAGCTGTCATATGAAAA CTTTTATGCAGACTTTGGCCCGCTCAACCTGGCCATGTTTTATCGCTTCTGTTGCAAGCTCACTAAAAAGCTCAAG TCATGCACACTAGCAAAGAAGAAGATAGTCTTCTACACCTGTGGAGATCAAAAGAAACAAGCCAACGCTGCTTATCTCATTGGTTCATATGCA GTGATGCATCTTCAGAAGACGCCAGAGGAAGCCTACAGTCTACTGGTGTCCAGGAACTCTACCTACTTACCCttcag AGATGCCTCTTTTGGAACCTGCATGTACAATCTGAACATTCTAGACTGTCTGTGCGCCATATACAAG GCTCTGCAGTTTGGCTGGCTTGATTTCTCCCAGTTTGATGTGGAGGAATACGAACATTACGAG AGAGCAGAAAATGGAGATTTCAACTGGATAGTTCCTGGAAAATTCCTAGCGTTCAGCGGTCCTCATCCAAAAAGCAAAATGGAGAACG GTTACCCTCTTCATGCCCCCGAGGCCTACTTTCCTTACTTCAGGAAACACAATATCACAACCATCGTCCGTCTCAACAAGAAGATGTATGACGCCAAGCGTTTCACCGACATGGGCTTCGAGCACCACGACCTCTTCTTCGTGGACGGGAGCACGCCAAACGACTCCATCGTCAGGATGTTCCTCAACATCTGTGAGAACGCAGACGGAGCTATTGCTGTTCACTGCAAAG CTGGTCTGGGTCGAACAGGCACCCTGATAGGCTGCTACATGATGAAGCACTACCGCCTGACTGCGGCTGAGGCCATCGCCTGGATGCGGATCTGCCGGCCTGGATCAGTCATCGGACCACAACAAAACTTTGTGGAAGA TAAGCAGAGCAGTCTGTGGTCGGAGGGCGACGTGTTCCGGGAGAAAATGAACGAGCAGGAAAACGGCAAGCTGGCTGTCACCAGGATCCTGTCGGGGGTTGATGACATCACCATCAATGGCAGCAACAAGAACAAGATGTCCAAGAAAGAGGAGGCGGAACTG TATAATGACGATGAGGAGATGAATGGCATCACGCAGGGTGATAAACTGCGAGCCCTGAAAAGCAAGAGACAGGCCAGAGCATCCACAGGCTCCCTATC acaagaagaaaaaaacatccaCAGCAGGTCATCGCAGTCTTTAAG GATTCTCCTTCAGTCCAGTGGGCAGAGCTGTAAAGCTGTGGtgaacccctcccatctccctgaTGCCTCCGAGAAAAGGAAGAGAACCAGAACCTCACTGCCTGCCAATAGTGTGGGGGGCAG ACGCACTGTGTCCAGAAGACGGAGAACTCAATGCTCTTTACAATCAATGCGCTTAACGAGACTATG TCACTCCATACCAAAAGCTAGAGCTCCTCTTCTGCGCTGA
- the LOC139411154 gene encoding dual specificity protein phosphatase CDC14A-like isoform X9: MTEDNVTKSIEIIKDQLYFAVLQQKIKSTADRHCFCIDDELSYENFYADFGPLNLAMFYRFCCKLTKKLKSCTLAKKKIVFYTCGDQKKQANAAYLIGSYAVMHLQKTPEEAYSLLVSRNSTYLPFRDASFGTCMYNLNILDCLCAIYKALQFGWLDFSQFDVEEYEHYERAENGDFNWIVPGKFLAFSGPHPKSKMENGYPLHAPEAYFPYFRKHNITTIVRLNKKMYDAKRFTDMGFEHHDLFFVDGSTPNDSIVRMFLNICENADGAIAVHCKAGLGRTGTLIGCYMMKHYRLTAAEAIAWMRICRPGSVIGPQQNFVEDKQSSLWSEGDVFREKMNEQENGKLAVTRILSGVDDITINGSNKNKMSKKEEAELYNDDEEMNGITQGDKLRALKSKRQARASTGSLSQEEKNIHSRSSQSLRILLQSSGQSCKAVVNPSHLPDASEKRKRTRTSLPANSVGGRRTVSRRRRTQCSLQSMRLTRLCHSIPKARAPLLR; this comes from the exons ATGACCGAGGACAATGTCACGAAAAGTATTGAAATCATTAAAG ATCAACTGTATTTCGCAGTACTGCAGCAGAAGATAAAAAGCACAGCTGACAGACATTGCTTCTGCATAGATGATGAGCTGTCATATGAAAA CTTTTATGCAGACTTTGGCCCGCTCAACCTGGCCATGTTTTATCGCTTCTGTTGCAAGCTCACTAAAAAGCTCAAG TCATGCACACTAGCAAAGAAGAAGATAGTCTTCTACACCTGTGGAGATCAAAAGAAACAAGCCAACGCTGCTTATCTCATTGGTTCATATGCA GTGATGCATCTTCAGAAGACGCCAGAGGAAGCCTACAGTCTACTGGTGTCCAGGAACTCTACCTACTTACCCttcag AGATGCCTCTTTTGGAACCTGCATGTACAATCTGAACATTCTAGACTGTCTGTGCGCCATATACAAG GCTCTGCAGTTTGGCTGGCTTGATTTCTCCCAGTTTGATGTGGAGGAATACGAACATTACGAG AGAGCAGAAAATGGAGATTTCAACTGGATAGTTCCTGGAAAATTCCTAGCGTTCAGCGGTCCTCATCCAAAAAGCAAAATGGAGAACG GTTACCCTCTTCATGCCCCCGAGGCCTACTTTCCTTACTTCAGGAAACACAATATCACAACCATCGTCCGTCTCAACAAGAAGATGTATGACGCCAAGCGTTTCACCGACATGGGCTTCGAGCACCACGACCTCTTCTTCGTGGACGGGAGCACGCCAAACGACTCCATCGTCAGGATGTTCCTCAACATCTGTGAGAACGCAGACGGAGCTATTGCTGTTCACTGCAAAG CTGGTCTGGGTCGAACAGGCACCCTGATAGGCTGCTACATGATGAAGCACTACCGCCTGACTGCGGCTGAGGCCATCGCCTGGATGCGGATCTGCCGGCCTGGATCAGTCATCGGACCACAACAAAACTTTGTGGAAGA TAAGCAGAGCAGTCTGTGGTCGGAGGGCGACGTGTTCCGGGAGAAAATGAACGAGCAGGAAAACGGCAAGCTGGCTGTCACCAGGATCCTGTCGGGGGTTGATGACATCACCATCAATGGCAGCAACAAGAACAAGATGTCCAAGAAAGAGGAGGCGGAACTG TATAATGACGATGAGGAGATGAATGGCATCACGCAGGGTGATAAACTGCGAGCCCTGAAAAGCAAGAGACAGGCCAGAGCATCCACAGGCTCCCTATC acaagaagaaaaaaacatccaCAGCAGGTCATCGCAGTCTTTAAG GATTCTCCTTCAGTCCAGTGGGCAGAGCTGTAAAGCTGTGGtgaacccctcccatctccctgaTGCCTCCGAGAAAAGGAAGAGAACCAGAACCTCACTGCCTGCCAATAGTGTGGGGGGCAG ACGCACTGTGTCCAGAAGACGGAGAACTCAATGCTCTTTACAATCAATGCGCTTAACGAGACTATG TCACTCCATACCAAAAGCTAGAGCTCCTCTTCTGCGCTGA
- the LOC139411154 gene encoding dual specificity protein phosphatase CDC14A-like isoform X7, with translation MTEDNVTKSIEIIKDQLYFAVLQQKIKSTADRHCFCIDDELSYENFYADFGPLNLAMFYRFCCKLTKKLKSCTLAKKKIVFYTCGDQKKQANAAYLIGSYAVMHLQKTPEEAYSLLVSRNSTYLPFRDASFGTCMYNLNILDCLCAIYKALQFGWLDFSQFDVEEYEHYERAENGDFNWIVPGKFLAFSGPHPKSKMENGYPLHAPEAYFPYFRKHNITTIVRLNKKMYDAKRFTDMGFEHHDLFFVDGSTPNDSIVRMFLNICENADGAIAVHCKAGLGRTGTLIGCYMMKHYRLTAAEAIAWMRICRPGSVIGPQQNFVEDKQSSLWSEGDVFREKMNEQENGKLAVTRILSGVDDITINGSNKNKMSKKEEAELYNDDEEMNGITQGDKLRALKSKRQARASTGSLSQEEKNIHSRSSQSLRILLQSSGQSCKAVVNPSHLPDASEKRKRTRTSLPANSVGGSSLCHSRLARSLDSMHVVTSDREPVCREPSCCRRDTVNLPNLNMLQAPRKSLHTKS, from the exons ATGACCGAGGACAATGTCACGAAAAGTATTGAAATCATTAAAG ATCAACTGTATTTCGCAGTACTGCAGCAGAAGATAAAAAGCACAGCTGACAGACATTGCTTCTGCATAGATGATGAGCTGTCATATGAAAA CTTTTATGCAGACTTTGGCCCGCTCAACCTGGCCATGTTTTATCGCTTCTGTTGCAAGCTCACTAAAAAGCTCAAG TCATGCACACTAGCAAAGAAGAAGATAGTCTTCTACACCTGTGGAGATCAAAAGAAACAAGCCAACGCTGCTTATCTCATTGGTTCATATGCA GTGATGCATCTTCAGAAGACGCCAGAGGAAGCCTACAGTCTACTGGTGTCCAGGAACTCTACCTACTTACCCttcag AGATGCCTCTTTTGGAACCTGCATGTACAATCTGAACATTCTAGACTGTCTGTGCGCCATATACAAG GCTCTGCAGTTTGGCTGGCTTGATTTCTCCCAGTTTGATGTGGAGGAATACGAACATTACGAG AGAGCAGAAAATGGAGATTTCAACTGGATAGTTCCTGGAAAATTCCTAGCGTTCAGCGGTCCTCATCCAAAAAGCAAAATGGAGAACG GTTACCCTCTTCATGCCCCCGAGGCCTACTTTCCTTACTTCAGGAAACACAATATCACAACCATCGTCCGTCTCAACAAGAAGATGTATGACGCCAAGCGTTTCACCGACATGGGCTTCGAGCACCACGACCTCTTCTTCGTGGACGGGAGCACGCCAAACGACTCCATCGTCAGGATGTTCCTCAACATCTGTGAGAACGCAGACGGAGCTATTGCTGTTCACTGCAAAG CTGGTCTGGGTCGAACAGGCACCCTGATAGGCTGCTACATGATGAAGCACTACCGCCTGACTGCGGCTGAGGCCATCGCCTGGATGCGGATCTGCCGGCCTGGATCAGTCATCGGACCACAACAAAACTTTGTGGAAGA TAAGCAGAGCAGTCTGTGGTCGGAGGGCGACGTGTTCCGGGAGAAAATGAACGAGCAGGAAAACGGCAAGCTGGCTGTCACCAGGATCCTGTCGGGGGTTGATGACATCACCATCAATGGCAGCAACAAGAACAAGATGTCCAAGAAAGAGGAGGCGGAACTG TATAATGACGATGAGGAGATGAATGGCATCACGCAGGGTGATAAACTGCGAGCCCTGAAAAGCAAGAGACAGGCCAGAGCATCCACAGGCTCCCTATC acaagaagaaaaaaacatccaCAGCAGGTCATCGCAGTCTTTAAG GATTCTCCTTCAGTCCAGTGGGCAGAGCTGTAAAGCTGTGGtgaacccctcccatctccctgaTGCCTCCGAGAAAAGGAAGAGAACCAGAACCTCACTGCCTGCCAATAGTGTGGGGGGCAG CTCCCTGTGCCACTCCAGACTAGCCAGGTCTCTAGACAGCATGCATGTAGTGACCAGTGACAGAGAGCCAGTGTGCCGTGAGCCCAGTTGTTGCCGTAGAGACACAGTCAACCTGCCCAACCTAAACATGCTGCAGGCCCCTCGGAAG TCACTCCATACCAAAAGCTAG
- the LOC139411154 gene encoding dual specificity protein phosphatase CDC14C-like isoform X4, with translation MKRKSEKRRPESMKKRRAAQREEAELKSDIHISVSDQLYFAVLQQKIKSTADRHCFCIDDELSYENFYADFGPLNLAMFYRFCCKLTKKLKSCTLAKKKIVFYTCGDQKKQANAAYLIGSYAVMHLQKTPEEAYSLLVSRNSTYLPFRDASFGTCMYNLNILDCLCAIYKALQFGWLDFSQFDVEEYEHYERAENGDFNWIVPGKFLAFSGPHPKSKMENGYPLHAPEAYFPYFRKHNITTIVRLNKKMYDAKRFTDMGFEHHDLFFVDGSTPNDSIVRMFLNICENADGAIAVHCKAGLGRTGTLIGCYMMKHYRLTAAEAIAWMRICRPGSVIGPQQNFVEDKQSSLWSEGDVFREKMNEQENGKLAVTRILSGVDDITINGSNKNKMSKKEEAELYNDDEEMNGITQGDKLRALKSKRQARASTGSLSQEEKNIHSRSSQSLRILLQSSGQSCKAVVNPSHLPDASEKRKRTRTSLPANSVGGSSLCHSRLARSLDSMHVVTSDREPVCREPSCCRRDTVNLPNLNMLQAPRKTHCVQKTENSMLFTINALNETMSLHTKS, from the exons ATGAAGCGCAAAAGCGAAAAAAGGCGACCTGAGTCGATGAAAAAGCGCCGTGCAGCTCAGAGAGAGGAGGCGGAGCTAAAGTCAGATATTCACATTAGTGTATCAG ATCAACTGTATTTCGCAGTACTGCAGCAGAAGATAAAAAGCACAGCTGACAGACATTGCTTCTGCATAGATGATGAGCTGTCATATGAAAA CTTTTATGCAGACTTTGGCCCGCTCAACCTGGCCATGTTTTATCGCTTCTGTTGCAAGCTCACTAAAAAGCTCAAG TCATGCACACTAGCAAAGAAGAAGATAGTCTTCTACACCTGTGGAGATCAAAAGAAACAAGCCAACGCTGCTTATCTCATTGGTTCATATGCA GTGATGCATCTTCAGAAGACGCCAGAGGAAGCCTACAGTCTACTGGTGTCCAGGAACTCTACCTACTTACCCttcag AGATGCCTCTTTTGGAACCTGCATGTACAATCTGAACATTCTAGACTGTCTGTGCGCCATATACAAG GCTCTGCAGTTTGGCTGGCTTGATTTCTCCCAGTTTGATGTGGAGGAATACGAACATTACGAG AGAGCAGAAAATGGAGATTTCAACTGGATAGTTCCTGGAAAATTCCTAGCGTTCAGCGGTCCTCATCCAAAAAGCAAAATGGAGAACG GTTACCCTCTTCATGCCCCCGAGGCCTACTTTCCTTACTTCAGGAAACACAATATCACAACCATCGTCCGTCTCAACAAGAAGATGTATGACGCCAAGCGTTTCACCGACATGGGCTTCGAGCACCACGACCTCTTCTTCGTGGACGGGAGCACGCCAAACGACTCCATCGTCAGGATGTTCCTCAACATCTGTGAGAACGCAGACGGAGCTATTGCTGTTCACTGCAAAG CTGGTCTGGGTCGAACAGGCACCCTGATAGGCTGCTACATGATGAAGCACTACCGCCTGACTGCGGCTGAGGCCATCGCCTGGATGCGGATCTGCCGGCCTGGATCAGTCATCGGACCACAACAAAACTTTGTGGAAGA TAAGCAGAGCAGTCTGTGGTCGGAGGGCGACGTGTTCCGGGAGAAAATGAACGAGCAGGAAAACGGCAAGCTGGCTGTCACCAGGATCCTGTCGGGGGTTGATGACATCACCATCAATGGCAGCAACAAGAACAAGATGTCCAAGAAAGAGGAGGCGGAACTG TATAATGACGATGAGGAGATGAATGGCATCACGCAGGGTGATAAACTGCGAGCCCTGAAAAGCAAGAGACAGGCCAGAGCATCCACAGGCTCCCTATC acaagaagaaaaaaacatccaCAGCAGGTCATCGCAGTCTTTAAG GATTCTCCTTCAGTCCAGTGGGCAGAGCTGTAAAGCTGTGGtgaacccctcccatctccctgaTGCCTCCGAGAAAAGGAAGAGAACCAGAACCTCACTGCCTGCCAATAGTGTGGGGGGCAG CTCCCTGTGCCACTCCAGACTAGCCAGGTCTCTAGACAGCATGCATGTAGTGACCAGTGACAGAGAGCCAGTGTGCCGTGAGCCCAGTTGTTGCCGTAGAGACACAGTCAACCTGCCCAACCTAAACATGCTGCAGGCCCCTCGGAAG ACGCACTGTGTCCAGAAGACGGAGAACTCAATGCTCTTTACAATCAATGCGCTTAACGAGACTATG TCACTCCATACCAAAAGCTAG
- the LOC139411154 gene encoding dual specificity protein phosphatase CDC14C-like isoform X5, whose protein sequence is MKRKSEKRRPESMKKRRAAQREEAELKSDIHISVSDQLYFAVLQQKIKSTADRHCFCIDDELSYENFYADFGPLNLAMFYRFCCKLTKKLKSCTLAKKKIVFYTCGDQKKQANAAYLIGSYAVMHLQKTPEEAYSLLVSRNSTYLPFRDASFGTCMYNLNILDCLCAIYKALQFGWLDFSQFDVEEYEHYERAENGDFNWIVPGKFLAFSGPHPKSKMENGYPLHAPEAYFPYFRKHNITTIVRLNKKMYDAKRFTDMGFEHHDLFFVDGSTPNDSIVRMFLNICENADGAIAVHCKAGLGRTGTLIGCYMMKHYRLTAAEAIAWMRICRPGSVIGPQQNFVEDKQSSLWSEGDVFREKMNEQENGKLAVTRILSGVDDITINGSNKNKMSKKEEAELYNDDEEMNGITQGDKLRALKSKRQARASTGSLSQEEKNIHSRSSQSLRILLQSSGQSCKAVVNPSHLPDASEKRKRTRTSLPANSVGGSSLCHSRLARSLDSMHVVTSDREPVCREPSCCRRDTVNLPNLNMLQAPRKSLHTKS, encoded by the exons ATGAAGCGCAAAAGCGAAAAAAGGCGACCTGAGTCGATGAAAAAGCGCCGTGCAGCTCAGAGAGAGGAGGCGGAGCTAAAGTCAGATATTCACATTAGTGTATCAG ATCAACTGTATTTCGCAGTACTGCAGCAGAAGATAAAAAGCACAGCTGACAGACATTGCTTCTGCATAGATGATGAGCTGTCATATGAAAA CTTTTATGCAGACTTTGGCCCGCTCAACCTGGCCATGTTTTATCGCTTCTGTTGCAAGCTCACTAAAAAGCTCAAG TCATGCACACTAGCAAAGAAGAAGATAGTCTTCTACACCTGTGGAGATCAAAAGAAACAAGCCAACGCTGCTTATCTCATTGGTTCATATGCA GTGATGCATCTTCAGAAGACGCCAGAGGAAGCCTACAGTCTACTGGTGTCCAGGAACTCTACCTACTTACCCttcag AGATGCCTCTTTTGGAACCTGCATGTACAATCTGAACATTCTAGACTGTCTGTGCGCCATATACAAG GCTCTGCAGTTTGGCTGGCTTGATTTCTCCCAGTTTGATGTGGAGGAATACGAACATTACGAG AGAGCAGAAAATGGAGATTTCAACTGGATAGTTCCTGGAAAATTCCTAGCGTTCAGCGGTCCTCATCCAAAAAGCAAAATGGAGAACG GTTACCCTCTTCATGCCCCCGAGGCCTACTTTCCTTACTTCAGGAAACACAATATCACAACCATCGTCCGTCTCAACAAGAAGATGTATGACGCCAAGCGTTTCACCGACATGGGCTTCGAGCACCACGACCTCTTCTTCGTGGACGGGAGCACGCCAAACGACTCCATCGTCAGGATGTTCCTCAACATCTGTGAGAACGCAGACGGAGCTATTGCTGTTCACTGCAAAG CTGGTCTGGGTCGAACAGGCACCCTGATAGGCTGCTACATGATGAAGCACTACCGCCTGACTGCGGCTGAGGCCATCGCCTGGATGCGGATCTGCCGGCCTGGATCAGTCATCGGACCACAACAAAACTTTGTGGAAGA TAAGCAGAGCAGTCTGTGGTCGGAGGGCGACGTGTTCCGGGAGAAAATGAACGAGCAGGAAAACGGCAAGCTGGCTGTCACCAGGATCCTGTCGGGGGTTGATGACATCACCATCAATGGCAGCAACAAGAACAAGATGTCCAAGAAAGAGGAGGCGGAACTG TATAATGACGATGAGGAGATGAATGGCATCACGCAGGGTGATAAACTGCGAGCCCTGAAAAGCAAGAGACAGGCCAGAGCATCCACAGGCTCCCTATC acaagaagaaaaaaacatccaCAGCAGGTCATCGCAGTCTTTAAG GATTCTCCTTCAGTCCAGTGGGCAGAGCTGTAAAGCTGTGGtgaacccctcccatctccctgaTGCCTCCGAGAAAAGGAAGAGAACCAGAACCTCACTGCCTGCCAATAGTGTGGGGGGCAG CTCCCTGTGCCACTCCAGACTAGCCAGGTCTCTAGACAGCATGCATGTAGTGACCAGTGACAGAGAGCCAGTGTGCCGTGAGCCCAGTTGTTGCCGTAGAGACACAGTCAACCTGCCCAACCTAAACATGCTGCAGGCCCCTCGGAAG TCACTCCATACCAAAAGCTAG
- the LOC139411154 gene encoding dual specificity protein phosphatase CDC14C-like isoform X1: MKRKSEKRRPESMKKRRAAQREEAELKSDIHISVSDQLYFAVLQQKIKSTADRHCFCIDDELSYENFYADFGPLNLAMFYRFCCKLTKKLKSCTLAKKKIVFYTCGDQKKQANAAYLIGSYAVMHLQKTPEEAYSLLVSRNSTYLPFRDASFGTCMYNLNILDCLCAIYKALQFGWLDFSQFDVEEYEHYERAENGDFNWIVPGKFLAFSGPHPKSKMENGYPLHAPEAYFPYFRKHNITTIVRLNKKMYDAKRFTDMGFEHHDLFFVDGSTPNDSIVRMFLNICENADGAIAVHCKAGLGRTGTLIGCYMMKHYRLTAAEAIAWMRICRPGSVIGPQQNFVEDKQSSLWSEGDVFREKMNEQENGKLAVTRILSGVDDITINGSNKNKMSKKEEAELYNDDEEMNGITQGDKLRALKSKRQARASTGSLSQEEKNIHSRSSQSLRILLQSSGQSCKAVVNPSHLPDASEKRKRTRTSLPANSVGGSSLCHSRLARSLDSMHVVTSDREPVCREPSCCRRDTVNLPNLNMLQAPRKTHCVQKTENSMLFTINALNETMVSVSLFYPFCMAHCSAMLLCVSRQPALLIAHISKSFIRLE, from the exons ATGAAGCGCAAAAGCGAAAAAAGGCGACCTGAGTCGATGAAAAAGCGCCGTGCAGCTCAGAGAGAGGAGGCGGAGCTAAAGTCAGATATTCACATTAGTGTATCAG ATCAACTGTATTTCGCAGTACTGCAGCAGAAGATAAAAAGCACAGCTGACAGACATTGCTTCTGCATAGATGATGAGCTGTCATATGAAAA CTTTTATGCAGACTTTGGCCCGCTCAACCTGGCCATGTTTTATCGCTTCTGTTGCAAGCTCACTAAAAAGCTCAAG TCATGCACACTAGCAAAGAAGAAGATAGTCTTCTACACCTGTGGAGATCAAAAGAAACAAGCCAACGCTGCTTATCTCATTGGTTCATATGCA GTGATGCATCTTCAGAAGACGCCAGAGGAAGCCTACAGTCTACTGGTGTCCAGGAACTCTACCTACTTACCCttcag AGATGCCTCTTTTGGAACCTGCATGTACAATCTGAACATTCTAGACTGTCTGTGCGCCATATACAAG GCTCTGCAGTTTGGCTGGCTTGATTTCTCCCAGTTTGATGTGGAGGAATACGAACATTACGAG AGAGCAGAAAATGGAGATTTCAACTGGATAGTTCCTGGAAAATTCCTAGCGTTCAGCGGTCCTCATCCAAAAAGCAAAATGGAGAACG GTTACCCTCTTCATGCCCCCGAGGCCTACTTTCCTTACTTCAGGAAACACAATATCACAACCATCGTCCGTCTCAACAAGAAGATGTATGACGCCAAGCGTTTCACCGACATGGGCTTCGAGCACCACGACCTCTTCTTCGTGGACGGGAGCACGCCAAACGACTCCATCGTCAGGATGTTCCTCAACATCTGTGAGAACGCAGACGGAGCTATTGCTGTTCACTGCAAAG CTGGTCTGGGTCGAACAGGCACCCTGATAGGCTGCTACATGATGAAGCACTACCGCCTGACTGCGGCTGAGGCCATCGCCTGGATGCGGATCTGCCGGCCTGGATCAGTCATCGGACCACAACAAAACTTTGTGGAAGA TAAGCAGAGCAGTCTGTGGTCGGAGGGCGACGTGTTCCGGGAGAAAATGAACGAGCAGGAAAACGGCAAGCTGGCTGTCACCAGGATCCTGTCGGGGGTTGATGACATCACCATCAATGGCAGCAACAAGAACAAGATGTCCAAGAAAGAGGAGGCGGAACTG TATAATGACGATGAGGAGATGAATGGCATCACGCAGGGTGATAAACTGCGAGCCCTGAAAAGCAAGAGACAGGCCAGAGCATCCACAGGCTCCCTATC acaagaagaaaaaaacatccaCAGCAGGTCATCGCAGTCTTTAAG GATTCTCCTTCAGTCCAGTGGGCAGAGCTGTAAAGCTGTGGtgaacccctcccatctccctgaTGCCTCCGAGAAAAGGAAGAGAACCAGAACCTCACTGCCTGCCAATAGTGTGGGGGGCAG CTCCCTGTGCCACTCCAGACTAGCCAGGTCTCTAGACAGCATGCATGTAGTGACCAGTGACAGAGAGCCAGTGTGCCGTGAGCCCAGTTGTTGCCGTAGAGACACAGTCAACCTGCCCAACCTAAACATGCTGCAGGCCCCTCGGAAG ACGCACTGTGTCCAGAAGACGGAGAACTCAATGCTCTTTACAATCAATGCGCTTAACGAGACTATGGTATCCGTTTCCCTTTTTTATCCCTTTTGTATGGCTCATTGCTCTGCTATGCTGTTGTGTGTCTCCAGACAACCTGCACTCTTAATTGCTCACATCTCTAAGTCCTTTATAAGATTAGAATAG